A single window of Halobacillus naozhouensis DNA harbors:
- a CDS encoding aspartate aminotransferase family protein — translation MSRKLKELFPQMSNLLAPSMAKDHPNLPVVKEEGCYYYGEDGKEYLDFTSGIAVTNVGHRHPKVVQAIKDGADQLTHGPSGVIMYESILELSKRLGERLPGKLDCFFYGNSGAEAIEGALKLARHVTGRPYAVSFTGGFHGRSMGALSVSTSKSKYRKFQQPNGLTYQIPYAEPKDGAEAQCIEQLEADFERLFDHQVTPDEVACVIVEPVLGEGGYVVPPAGWLKKVREICDEHSILLIFDEVQTGFGRTGEWFAAQTFGVTPDIMAIAKGIASGMPLSATVASKELMAEWPLGSHATTFGGNPIACSAALATLDVIEEEDLLDNARSQGAYAIEKLYELKQKYSSIGGVRGVGLMIGFDIVDPETGEPDSEGMMNILNLALEKGVLFYLGGKYANVIRMIPPLIVTRNQIDQGLQALEEAVIAHEKELVMNK, via the coding sequence ATGTCTCGTAAACTGAAAGAATTATTCCCGCAAATGTCTAACTTACTTGCCCCAAGCATGGCAAAAGATCATCCGAATCTGCCCGTCGTGAAAGAAGAAGGCTGTTATTATTACGGAGAAGACGGCAAAGAATATCTTGATTTTACGTCAGGGATCGCCGTAACCAACGTAGGTCACCGCCACCCTAAAGTAGTCCAGGCGATTAAAGACGGAGCGGACCAGCTGACACACGGTCCGTCTGGTGTAATTATGTATGAGTCAATTCTTGAACTTTCCAAACGGCTGGGGGAGAGATTGCCTGGAAAACTCGATTGTTTCTTTTATGGAAACAGTGGGGCTGAAGCCATTGAAGGTGCTCTTAAATTGGCGCGTCACGTGACCGGACGTCCCTATGCGGTCTCTTTTACCGGAGGATTCCATGGTCGTTCAATGGGAGCTCTCAGTGTCAGTACATCAAAAAGTAAATATCGCAAATTTCAGCAGCCGAATGGGCTGACTTATCAAATTCCTTATGCCGAACCTAAGGATGGCGCTGAAGCACAGTGTATCGAGCAGCTGGAAGCAGATTTCGAGCGGCTGTTTGATCATCAGGTGACCCCGGATGAAGTGGCTTGTGTGATTGTCGAACCGGTGCTTGGCGAAGGCGGATATGTCGTCCCACCTGCTGGCTGGCTGAAAAAAGTCCGGGAAATTTGTGATGAACACAGCATCCTGTTGATTTTTGATGAAGTGCAGACAGGCTTCGGTCGTACCGGAGAATGGTTCGCAGCCCAGACCTTTGGGGTCACCCCTGATATCATGGCGATTGCCAAAGGGATCGCAAGCGGAATGCCGCTTAGCGCCACCGTAGCCTCAAAAGAACTTATGGCCGAGTGGCCGCTCGGCAGCCACGCGACAACATTTGGCGGTAATCCCATCGCCTGTTCGGCCGCACTCGCTACTCTTGACGTTATTGAAGAAGAAGATCTGCTCGACAACGCCCGGTCACAAGGAGCCTACGCTATCGAGAAACTGTATGAACTCAAGCAGAAGTATTCATCGATTGGTGGTGTTCGCGGTGTCGGTCTGATGATTGGCTTCGATATTGTCGACCCGGAAACAGGAGAACCTGACAGTGAAGGGATGATGAATATTCTCAATCTTGCGCTGGAAAAAGGGGTCTTGTTTTACCTTGGAGGCAAGTATGCAAACGTGATTCGGATGATTCCACCGCTGATTGTGACGAGGAACCAAATTGATCAGGGGTTGCAGGCTTTAGAAGAAGCAGTTATTGCGCATGAGAAGGAATTGGTGATGAATAAATAA
- a CDS encoding PTS glucitol/sorbitol transporter subunit IIA yields the protein MSHIYHTKVTQLGPLANEFISEKIIILFKGDAPAELAEYCVLHKENQLEDQIKANDIFKINDREYEITGVGEAVYKNLNQLGHITLKFDGNTTPDLPGTLSLEDKEVPEIHEGDILEIIRN from the coding sequence ATGAGTCATATTTATCACACGAAAGTTACACAACTCGGACCTTTAGCGAATGAATTCATTAGTGAAAAAATCATTATCCTCTTTAAAGGAGATGCACCAGCTGAACTAGCTGAGTACTGTGTACTTCATAAAGAAAATCAATTAGAAGACCAAATCAAAGCGAATGATATTTTTAAAATCAATGATCGAGAATATGAAATTACTGGTGTAGGAGAAGCCGTTTATAAAAACCTCAATCAATTAGGTCATATCACACTTAAATTTGATGGGAATACAACACCGGACTTGCCTGGAACTCTTTCACTAGAAGACAAAGAGGTTCCTGAAATCCATGAGGGCGATATTTTAGAAATTATTCGAAACTAA
- the srlE gene encoding PTS glucitol/sorbitol transporter subunit IIB — protein MSNHTVLYNTVIIEKGPGGFGGPLEITPTEKKNKIVNITGGPISSVAERIAEITGAEIVNGFKTSVPEDEMACVIIDCGGTLRAGLYPKKQIPTINIMSTGPSGPLAEFIKEDIYVSGVKSEQLQHADEKSESVTEEKEREQEDLEEAAQEKYDTSKKVSEQSSENLMTKIGMMMGNVVGVFYQAGRETIDTVLKTILPFMAFVAMLIGLILETGIGDLFANFLSPLAGSIWGLLLLSAIVSFPLLSPFLGPGAVIAQVIGTLIGVEIGRGNIPPQFALPAVFAINSQAAADFVPVGLGLAEAEPQTVEVGVPAVLYGRFLTGAPTVFVAWLASFGMYE, from the coding sequence GTGTCTAATCATACTGTGCTATACAATACGGTGATTATTGAAAAAGGACCAGGAGGATTTGGAGGACCATTAGAAATCACACCAACAGAAAAGAAAAATAAAATTGTCAACATTACGGGCGGACCGATCTCTTCTGTGGCAGAGCGGATAGCTGAAATCACAGGAGCGGAAATAGTAAATGGCTTTAAAACGAGTGTTCCTGAAGATGAAATGGCCTGTGTCATTATCGACTGTGGCGGGACATTACGAGCAGGTTTATATCCAAAGAAACAAATCCCTACCATTAATATCATGTCTACTGGTCCGAGTGGCCCGTTGGCCGAATTTATCAAAGAAGATATTTATGTGTCTGGTGTAAAATCGGAACAGCTTCAACATGCTGATGAAAAGAGTGAATCGGTAACTGAAGAGAAAGAAAGGGAACAAGAGGATTTAGAAGAAGCGGCTCAAGAAAAGTATGACACTTCGAAAAAAGTAAGTGAGCAATCTTCTGAGAATTTGATGACAAAAATCGGAATGATGATGGGAAATGTAGTCGGCGTCTTTTATCAAGCCGGACGTGAAACGATTGATACCGTTCTGAAAACGATTTTACCGTTTATGGCGTTTGTTGCGATGTTAATCGGTTTAATTCTTGAGACGGGGATTGGCGACCTTTTTGCTAACTTCCTATCCCCATTAGCCGGAAGTATCTGGGGACTGCTGTTACTATCAGCTATTGTATCTTTCCCGCTGCTATCTCCTTTCTTGGGGCCAGGAGCAGTTATTGCCCAGGTAATAGGAACGTTGATTGGTGTAGAAATCGGAAGAGGAAATATCCCTCCACAGTTTGCCTTACCGGCGGTGTTTGCCATCAACTCGCAAGCTGCTGCAGACTTCGTACCGGTTGGTTTAGGGCTGGCTGAAGCGGAGCCACAAACGGTTGAGGTAGGTGTTCCAGCTGTCTTATATGGAAGGTTCTTAACCGGAGCACCCACTGTTTTTGTAGCATGGCTGGCCAGCTTCGGCATGTATGAATAA
- the rraA gene encoding ribonuclease E activity regulator RraA yields the protein MSIQTADICDTHREKVQVAESVFKQFGKVKSFSGSIHTVKVYEDNVLVKKALQSIPEGSVLVVDGGGSRKCALLGDNLADIAVTRKLSGIVVYGCIRDSAQINEMDIGVFAIGTNPLKSNKQGKGQENIPVQFAGVNIEPGFHLYADEDGILISEDQLL from the coding sequence ATGAGCATTCAAACTGCAGATATTTGCGATACTCACCGCGAAAAGGTGCAAGTAGCGGAATCGGTGTTTAAACAATTCGGGAAGGTAAAATCCTTTTCAGGGTCTATTCATACCGTTAAGGTTTACGAGGATAATGTACTAGTTAAAAAAGCATTGCAAAGCATACCTGAAGGAAGTGTATTAGTTGTTGACGGAGGCGGCTCCCGTAAGTGTGCACTTCTCGGTGACAACTTGGCAGATATAGCAGTTACTCGAAAACTATCTGGTATTGTTGTTTATGGGTGCATAAGGGATAGCGCACAGATTAATGAAATGGACATAGGGGTTTTTGCCATAGGTACTAACCCATTAAAAAGCAATAAACAAGGAAAAGGCCAAGAAAATATTCCTGTACAATTCGCAGGAGTAAACATAGAACCTGGTTTTCATCTGTATGCAGATGAAGATGGGATATTGATTTCTGAAGATCAATTATTGTAG
- the srlA gene encoding PTS glucitol/sorbitol transporter subunit IIC: MDFLVKAAEAFIGLFERGAETFTGFVTGIIPLLIMLLVAMNALVHLVGQDKVEKLARKSSGNIFTRYLVLPNVGTFFLLNPMTLSLGRFLPEKYKPGYYASASYSCHSMNGLFPHVNPAELFVFLGVAAGIEQLGFSTAEFALRYFLVGMVMNMFRGWVTDFCVSYVEKQQKVNLPTTMKGEGTSV; this comes from the coding sequence ATGGATTTTCTAGTAAAGGCAGCCGAAGCGTTTATAGGACTGTTTGAAAGAGGAGCCGAGACATTTACCGGATTTGTTACCGGGATCATTCCGTTATTGATCATGTTACTAGTTGCAATGAATGCACTTGTGCACTTAGTTGGGCAAGATAAAGTGGAAAAGCTAGCAAGGAAATCTTCAGGCAATATCTTTACTCGTTATTTAGTATTACCCAATGTAGGGACGTTTTTTCTATTGAACCCAATGACTCTATCACTTGGAAGGTTTTTACCTGAAAAATATAAACCTGGCTATTATGCGTCAGCCAGTTATTCCTGTCATTCAATGAATGGGTTGTTCCCCCATGTAAACCCAGCAGAACTGTTTGTGTTTCTGGGTGTAGCAGCTGGTATTGAACAACTCGGTTTTTCTACGGCTGAATTTGCCCTTCGTTATTTCTTAGTAGGTATGGTTATGAATATGTTCCGAGGCTGGGTAACAGATTTTTGTGTGAGTTATGTAGAAAAACAACAAAAGGTGAATCTGCCTACTACGATGAAGGGAGAAGGGACGAGTGTCTAA
- a CDS encoding sigma-54 interaction domain-containing protein, producing MGTDTWNEYQAILHSLKDDIIVTKPDGTIMIASETAGDIYGMEADHLVGRSVFDLEKDGVFTPLATPMVLRMKKRVTFIQTAASGKKLMVTALPVQGPAGEITRIVSYSHDITELKELKSYIADMEDEMKQVQHELDRVKQKQLSQEGIVWKSHKMQQIIQTTEQVADVDVNVLLLGESGVGKSSLAQFIHKRSSRKDGPFIEINAGAISETLFEAELFGYVDGAFTGAKKGGSKGFAELAEGGTLFIDEIGELSQQNQVKLLKLIQEKQFYRIGGRELRTADFRLITATNKDLSESIAKHEFREDLYFRINVVPIQIPPLRERPDDIPALIDHMMETVSDKYRKKKVLDGVVWQELLLNRWTGNVRELINVIERLVVTSVGEVITLEDLPSEFRNNTPARFNKQPDETLPDTLARVERQILLEAKQHCKSTVKMAEFLGVSQPSVFRKLRKHGIN from the coding sequence GTGGGAACAGATACCTGGAATGAATATCAGGCGATACTGCATTCGCTGAAAGATGACATTATCGTCACGAAGCCGGACGGAACGATCATGATCGCAAGTGAGACTGCAGGCGACATATACGGAATGGAGGCCGATCATTTAGTCGGGCGTTCCGTGTTCGATCTTGAAAAGGACGGGGTATTCACACCGCTCGCCACGCCGATGGTATTACGGATGAAAAAGCGCGTAACCTTCATTCAAACGGCTGCGAGTGGAAAGAAGTTGATGGTGACGGCACTTCCTGTACAGGGCCCTGCTGGTGAGATCACGCGCATTGTAAGTTATTCGCATGATATTACCGAGCTCAAGGAATTGAAGTCTTACATTGCCGACATGGAAGATGAGATGAAGCAGGTGCAGCACGAACTCGACCGTGTGAAACAAAAACAGCTGTCTCAGGAAGGCATAGTGTGGAAAAGTCACAAGATGCAGCAGATCATTCAAACCACCGAGCAGGTAGCGGATGTCGATGTGAATGTGCTGCTGCTTGGTGAGTCAGGAGTGGGGAAGTCATCGCTTGCTCAATTTATCCATAAGCGGAGTTCGCGTAAGGATGGCCCATTTATTGAAATCAATGCAGGGGCGATTTCTGAAACGTTGTTTGAGGCAGAGTTGTTCGGATATGTAGATGGAGCTTTTACAGGGGCTAAAAAGGGCGGCAGTAAAGGGTTTGCTGAGCTGGCTGAGGGAGGAACACTGTTTATCGATGAAATCGGTGAACTTTCCCAGCAGAATCAGGTCAAACTGTTAAAGCTTATTCAGGAGAAGCAATTTTACCGGATTGGCGGGCGCGAGTTAAGGACAGCTGATTTTCGCTTAATTACGGCCACCAATAAAGACCTCTCAGAGTCAATTGCTAAACATGAGTTTCGTGAAGATCTCTACTTCCGCATTAATGTCGTGCCGATCCAAATTCCCCCGCTCCGCGAACGTCCTGATGATATACCGGCTCTGATTGATCATATGATGGAGACCGTTTCTGATAAATATCGGAAGAAGAAGGTTCTCGATGGAGTGGTGTGGCAGGAGCTGCTGCTGAATCGATGGACGGGCAATGTCCGTGAATTGATTAATGTCATCGAACGGCTTGTGGTCACGTCTGTCGGGGAAGTGATTACGTTAGAGGATTTGCCGTCGGAGTTTAGGAACAACACACCAGCTCGTTTTAACAAACAACCAGACGAAACCCTGCCTGACACCTTAGCTCGTGTCGAGAGGCAAATTTTATTAGAAGCAAAGCAGCACTGCAAATCAACTGTAAAAATGGCGGAATTCCTAGGGGTTAGTCAGCCTTCTGTGTTTAGAAAATTGCGAAAACATGGAATAAACTAA
- a CDS encoding transcriptional regulator GutM, whose product MIITLLVTIAAMFLIQTLLGMGQVKNFNKYYSEMRKEGKVSIGRSKGLIRTGVVLLISIDQKARIKKVKRMQGLTVFTRFKDLNGLEGQHLLKIDEQSLNQFDRFTVKAIIDAQHVYRIVQAGGEPPKPKSPLQSVLQVFKRKEEVNS is encoded by the coding sequence ATGATCATTACTCTACTGGTGACGATAGCGGCCATGTTTCTAATTCAAACACTTCTAGGGATGGGGCAAGTCAAAAACTTCAATAAATATTATTCAGAAATGAGAAAAGAAGGCAAAGTCTCTATTGGACGATCCAAAGGTTTGATAAGGACCGGGGTTGTTCTATTAATCTCCATTGACCAGAAGGCAAGAATCAAAAAGGTTAAAAGGATGCAGGGGCTTACCGTCTTTACAAGATTTAAGGATTTAAACGGACTTGAAGGACAGCATTTATTAAAGATAGATGAGCAATCATTAAACCAATTTGATCGGTTTACCGTTAAAGCGATTATTGATGCGCAACATGTCTACAGGATTGTTCAAGCTGGGGGAGAACCTCCTAAACCGAAGAGTCCCTTGCAATCCGTACTACAGGTATTTAAAAGAAAAGAAGAGGTGAATAGCTAA
- the srlD gene encoding sorbitol-6-phosphate dehydrogenase: protein MSNNQDQVAIVAGGAQNLGEHLSYRLAKEGYKVVVADLNFDNASQVAETIMQDYDTDALAVEVDVANEEKVTAMVEQVRERFDRIDVLVFNAGVAKSTKITSFELADWQSMVNVNLTGYFLCAREVAKVMVEQGSGNIIQINSKSGKVGSKHNAGYSSSKFGGVGLTQSLALDLAEHGVRVNSIMPGNLLKSPMFQSLIPSYAKKLGIAEDEVEKVYEEKVPMKRGCSYEDVANAVVFYASDQAAYMTGQSINVTGGQVMH, encoded by the coding sequence ATGTCTAATAATCAAGATCAAGTAGCCATTGTTGCAGGAGGAGCCCAAAACCTTGGAGAACATTTAAGTTATCGGTTAGCTAAAGAGGGGTATAAGGTTGTCGTAGCAGATCTGAATTTTGATAATGCCAGTCAGGTAGCTGAAACGATTATGCAGGATTATGATACGGATGCACTCGCAGTTGAAGTGGATGTTGCCAATGAAGAAAAGGTAACGGCCATGGTAGAGCAAGTGAGGGAACGTTTTGATAGAATTGATGTGCTAGTATTTAATGCTGGGGTAGCCAAAAGTACAAAGATTACTAGCTTTGAATTAGCGGATTGGCAGTCTATGGTTAACGTTAATTTAACAGGGTATTTCTTGTGTGCAAGAGAAGTGGCTAAAGTAATGGTTGAACAAGGATCGGGTAATATCATCCAAATTAACTCCAAATCAGGAAAAGTGGGGAGCAAGCACAATGCTGGATATTCTTCCTCTAAGTTCGGCGGCGTTGGTTTAACGCAAAGTCTTGCCCTGGATTTGGCCGAACATGGAGTGAGAGTCAATAGTATTATGCCAGGAAACTTGCTTAAGTCACCTATGTTCCAAAGCTTAATCCCTTCTTACGCGAAGAAACTGGGAATTGCAGAAGACGAAGTGGAGAAGGTTTACGAAGAGAAAGTTCCAATGAAGCGAGGGTGCTCCTATGAGGATGTGGCCAATGCAGTCGTTTTCTATGCATCTGATCAAGCAGCTTATATGACTGGACAGTCTATTAACGTAACGGGCGGACAGGTCATGCATTAA
- a CDS encoding YjiH family protein has protein sequence MEPKRSTLIPEEPALRRADVWKFMIPSLLGIILFLIPIPFGGKITIGVGVFAETFQGAFDNYLVETMTVVLVLSAVGALFAKLAKPAFIVDKPFMKGLFDIGWGWVITRIVAAIFAILTLFQLGPSVIHSDLTGGTVLYSLIPVLTTWFLFAGFLMPLLMDFGLMDFFGTMCRRIMRPLFRVPGRSSIDALASWMGAGTVGVLITTQQYESGYYTKREAAVIATNFSINSIAFSLVVISFIGLEDMFVPFYLTVAFSSIVAAIICPRIPPLSRKEDTYYEGTGKQISEDMPEGTSNVKWGFQKAVEQASKIKSGGEVVKSGVKTVADIYLGLLPLVMALGTLALIIAEFTPIFDYISYPFVPILELLQIPQAAEAAPAMLVGFADMFLPAVIGAGIEAELTKFVIACISLTQLIYMSEIGMLLIKSEIPITVGELFIIFLQRTVITLPIIVAIAHIIF, from the coding sequence ATGGAACCAAAAAGAAGTACCTTGATACCAGAAGAACCTGCATTAAGAAGGGCAGATGTTTGGAAGTTTATGATTCCATCATTGCTCGGGATTATCCTGTTTCTTATCCCGATTCCGTTTGGTGGCAAAATTACAATCGGAGTCGGAGTATTTGCTGAAACGTTTCAGGGAGCTTTTGATAATTATCTCGTTGAAACAATGACCGTCGTACTTGTCCTATCAGCAGTTGGCGCTTTGTTCGCTAAACTTGCTAAGCCTGCCTTTATTGTGGACAAGCCCTTTATGAAAGGATTGTTCGATATTGGCTGGGGCTGGGTGATCACACGGATTGTTGCTGCAATTTTTGCGATTTTAACTTTATTCCAACTCGGTCCGAGTGTGATTCATTCAGATTTAACCGGTGGTACGGTGTTGTACTCATTAATTCCAGTGTTAACCACGTGGTTCTTATTTGCCGGATTTCTGATGCCGTTGCTTATGGATTTTGGATTGATGGATTTCTTTGGAACAATGTGCAGGAGAATTATGCGCCCGTTATTCAGAGTACCGGGCCGTTCATCGATTGATGCCCTTGCTTCGTGGATGGGCGCAGGAACAGTTGGGGTTTTGATTACTACACAGCAGTATGAAAGTGGCTATTATACGAAAAGGGAAGCCGCGGTGATTGCGACAAACTTTTCCATCAATTCAATTGCATTCAGTCTTGTTGTCATTAGTTTTATCGGACTGGAAGATATGTTTGTGCCGTTCTATCTGACGGTTGCCTTTTCAAGTATCGTAGCGGCGATTATCTGCCCGCGAATCCCGCCTCTTTCCAGAAAAGAGGATACGTATTATGAGGGAACAGGCAAGCAGATTTCTGAAGATATGCCTGAGGGAACCTCGAACGTGAAATGGGGTTTTCAAAAAGCTGTCGAGCAGGCTTCGAAGATTAAGAGCGGTGGGGAAGTTGTAAAAAGTGGCGTGAAGACGGTGGCGGATATCTACTTAGGATTGCTTCCACTCGTTATGGCTCTCGGAACGCTAGCTTTAATCATTGCGGAATTCACACCGATCTTTGATTATATTTCCTACCCGTTTGTCCCGATTCTCGAATTGCTGCAAATTCCTCAAGCTGCTGAGGCGGCACCGGCGATGCTTGTTGGATTTGCCGACATGTTCCTGCCGGCTGTCATTGGAGCGGGAATTGAAGCAGAACTGACGAAATTCGTAATCGCCTGTATTTCCTTGACCCAGCTAATTTATATGTCTGAAATTGGCATGCTGCTGATTAAATCGGAAATCCCGATTACTGTCGGCGAACTGTTCATCATTTTTTTACAGAGGACGGTTATCACACTACCTATCATCGTTGCAATTGCTCATATTATTTTTTAA
- a CDS encoding FAD-binding oxidoreductase, with translation MNLTESNLYEELRTFLQEHQVSKNETQIEQHSHDESYHKASPPDLVVFPESTDEVSAIVKVANAYQTPITPYGLGTSLEGHVIPYDHGITIDFSQMNKVIEVREKDFLVKVQPGVTRSQLNKELKKYGLFFTVDPGADATLGGMAATNASGTTSVKYGVMRDQVRDLEVVLADGEIIHTGSLAQKSSSGYNLNSLFVGSEGTLGCITELTFKVYGIPEHIVAARASFPSVNNAVEAVVSILQAGVPIARVELVDEPSMKQVNMFSETRYQEQPTLFLEFHGNEAGLNYDVEFTKEIVADHQCEEILFEKDNAARNRLWEARHNLAYAYVHGNPGKKLMVTDVCVPISELAGAIEHAREKVNELELNGGITGHVGDGNYHILLMMDMDDPDEVNKAEQLNEQIVDYALQRGGTCTGEHGVGLGKMKYQQREHGEALRVMEKIKLALDEKEILNPYKLVHQKKTRL, from the coding sequence ATGAACCTAACAGAGAGTAACTTATACGAGGAATTAAGAACATTTTTACAAGAGCATCAAGTTTCAAAAAATGAAACCCAAATCGAACAACATAGTCATGACGAATCCTATCATAAAGCCAGTCCACCAGATCTAGTTGTGTTTCCAGAGAGTACTGACGAAGTAAGCGCAATTGTGAAGGTTGCAAATGCCTATCAAACCCCTATCACTCCTTATGGTTTAGGAACTAGTTTAGAGGGGCATGTGATTCCTTATGATCATGGAATTACGATAGACTTTTCGCAAATGAATAAAGTAATTGAGGTTCGGGAAAAGGATTTCCTAGTCAAGGTGCAGCCAGGCGTCACGCGTTCACAATTGAATAAAGAACTAAAGAAATACGGACTTTTCTTCACCGTTGATCCGGGTGCGGATGCTACGTTAGGCGGTATGGCTGCTACCAACGCCAGTGGTACAACGTCCGTAAAATATGGTGTGATGCGAGATCAAGTGCGTGATTTAGAGGTCGTTCTCGCTGATGGGGAAATCATTCATACGGGCAGCCTGGCACAAAAATCTTCCTCAGGTTACAACTTAAATAGTCTCTTTGTAGGTTCAGAGGGGACGTTAGGCTGCATTACAGAATTAACGTTCAAAGTGTACGGAATTCCTGAGCATATTGTTGCAGCGAGAGCTTCCTTTCCGAGTGTAAATAATGCAGTGGAAGCAGTCGTATCCATTTTGCAGGCTGGTGTGCCGATTGCCAGAGTGGAGCTTGTCGATGAGCCCTCCATGAAGCAAGTGAACATGTTTAGTGAAACGCGTTATCAGGAGCAGCCTACTTTATTTTTAGAATTTCACGGAAACGAAGCAGGGCTTAATTATGACGTAGAATTCACGAAAGAAATCGTTGCCGACCATCAGTGTGAAGAGATTCTTTTTGAAAAAGATAATGCAGCGAGGAACCGTCTATGGGAAGCAAGACACAACCTCGCTTATGCTTATGTACATGGAAATCCAGGTAAAAAGTTAATGGTAACAGATGTTTGTGTTCCAATCTCTGAGCTTGCAGGTGCGATTGAGCACGCCAGAGAAAAAGTGAATGAGCTCGAGCTTAACGGCGGAATTACTGGTCACGTCGGTGATGGAAACTATCACATTCTGCTTATGATGGATATGGATGACCCAGATGAAGTGAATAAAGCTGAACAGTTAAATGAGCAAATCGTTGACTATGCTCTACAAAGAGGAGGCACCTGTACAGGTGAACATGGAGTAGGTCTTGGTAAAATGAAATACCAGCAAAGAGAACATGGCGAAGCGTTACGAGTCATGGAAAAAATCAAGTTAGCTTTAGATGAGAAAGAAATTCTTAATCCTTACAAGCTAGTCCATCAGAAAAAGACGCGTTTATAA
- a CDS encoding sugar-binding transcriptional regulator, translated as MDWNEERRLIKVAKMYYKDQLTQSEIAKSLGIYRTTITRLLQKAREEGIVQVNIKGEYSEQVDLEDQLLKRFNIKEAVVIPSSPEQTERERKTDLGKAAVNFLNTTIRDGDTVGFAWGSTLGSMVDALERYKKREADFVPLVGGPGKMPVDHHVNTIVYNQAKAFGGQAHFIDSAAIVPSTQSKNEIFESAYFQDVLELWNKLTVAVVGIGTQLSSSNMIFSGFLGEEDYKSLESQGAIGDICSRFYDVKGKPVDGNVGDRTVAIELDRLKEIDYSIGVAESVEKTASIVGALRGNYITHLLTNDQTARSILEFVDDEEGGGLT; from the coding sequence ATGGATTGGAATGAAGAAAGACGTTTGATTAAAGTCGCCAAGATGTATTACAAGGACCAACTTACTCAGAGTGAGATCGCTAAAAGTCTGGGCATCTATCGAACAACCATTACGAGATTGCTTCAAAAAGCGCGAGAGGAAGGAATTGTTCAGGTCAATATTAAAGGAGAATATTCCGAACAGGTTGATTTAGAGGATCAATTATTAAAGCGCTTTAACATTAAGGAAGCTGTCGTCATTCCTTCATCACCAGAACAGACCGAGAGGGAGAGAAAGACGGATCTTGGTAAAGCTGCGGTCAATTTTTTGAACACGACGATAAGAGATGGTGATACTGTCGGCTTTGCTTGGGGAAGTACGCTTGGAAGCATGGTGGATGCGTTGGAGCGGTACAAAAAAAGGGAAGCGGATTTTGTTCCTTTAGTTGGCGGACCTGGAAAGATGCCTGTTGATCATCATGTGAACACAATTGTTTATAACCAGGCCAAGGCATTTGGGGGTCAAGCTCATTTTATTGATTCGGCAGCGATTGTTCCATCTACGCAATCTAAAAATGAAATTTTTGAATCCGCTTACTTCCAGGATGTGTTGGAGCTATGGAATAAACTTACCGTCGCTGTGGTCGGAATCGGCACTCAGCTAAGCTCATCCAATATGATTTTCTCAGGATTCTTAGGGGAGGAAGATTATAAGAGTTTAGAGAGTCAAGGGGCGATAGGTGACATTTGTTCAAGGTTTTACGACGTGAAAGGAAAGCCTGTTGATGGGAATGTCGGTGATCGTACGGTAGCCATTGAACTGGATCGGTTAAAAGAAATAGATTACTCAATTGGAGTGGCAGAGTCTGTTGAGAAGACAGCCTCAATCGTCGGAGCCTTAAGGGGAAATTATATTACCCACCTGCTGACAAATGATCAGACAGCGAGATCCATACTTGAATTTGTTGACGATGAAGAAGGAGGGGGTCTTACATGA